In the Oscillospiraceae bacterium genome, GGGGTGCCCATCCTGGCCATGACGGCCCAGGATGCCAGGGAGGCTGCGCAGGAGTGCAAAGACGCTGGTATGAACGACTACCTGGCCAAGCCCGTGGACCCGGACCGCATGGCGGAGAAGATACTGCACTGGACCCGTCAGCAGGCAGAAACTTCCAGCCCGGCACAACCTGCCGCTACTTGACAAAAACGCATGGTTATGTTACACTAACCATACTTCACAGCTAACCAGATTCCCTACACCTTGCGTGCGGGGAATTTTTATGTGCCAAAGGTTAGCTGATACTAACTTTTTATAGAGAGGGTACTTATGCAATCCAACAACAAACTTACCATCCCGGATCTGATCTCCATCGGCGTGTTTACGGCTATCTACTTTGTGCTGGTCACCATCGCCACCTTTGCCAGTGCGTTGCTGCTGCCTGGTGTGTCCAACATCTTTTTGCCTGCCATCGCGGCGCTGATCTCTGGCAGCGTCTACATGCTGCTGGCGGCCAAACTGCAAAAGTTCGGCGGCATCACCATCATGGGTCTGGTCATGGGGCTGTTTTTCTTCGTCTCCGGCCACTTTGTGTTGTCCTTTGCTGCCAACATCCTGTTCGGCGTCCTGGCCGATTGGGTGGCCTCGCTGGGCAAGTATTATGACCGCAAGCTGCTGTTCGTCAGCTACATCCTGTTCTCCTTCGGCCTTACCGGTCCCATTCTGCCGCTGTGGTTCATGAAGGATGCCTACGTGGCCGCCCTGCAGGCCCGCGGCAAGGACGCCGCCTATATCGACGCCCTGTTTGCGCCCATCAACACGGGAACTTTCATTGTCTGCCTTGTGTCTATTCTGGTGTGCGCGGTCATTGGCGGGCTGTTTGGTCAAAAGATGATCAAAAAGCACTTCGCCAAAGCAGGTATCGTCTGATGCGGTTCCGCATGGACCCGCGTGCCAAGCTGTATTTGCTACTGCTGGCGAACCTGATGCTCTTTTTCCACGTCAGCCTGGCGGCGGAGGCTATCATGGCGGCGCTGTTTCTGCTGTTGTTTTTCCTCTCCGGGTGCTATGCGGCTGGGCTGCGGCTGACAGCCATCTACGGTGTGCTGCTGGCGCTGGACCTATGGGCTGTGCCCCGGGCCGAGAACAGCCCGTTTCTCAATGTGGTGGCCCTCTTCTCGGTAGGCATCCGCATGATGCTGCCCTGCATCATCACCGGTGCGTATGCGTTTTCCACTACCACGGCGGGGGAACTGGTCTGCGCGCTGCGCAGCATGCACGTGCCGGAAAGCATCATCATCCCTTGCGCGGTGGTCATCCGCTTTTTCCCCACGGTGGGCGAGGACTACCGCCAGATCCGCGCGGCCATGGCGCTGCGCGGCATCGCTGAGGGCAAAGCGGCGCTGCTGCTCCACCCGGCACAATTGCTGGAGTACATCCTGATGCCACTGCTGATGAACGGTAACAACGTGGCGCAGGACCTCTCGGTCGCGGCGCTGACGAAGGGGATCGGCCTGCCGGGGCGGCACACCAGCATGATCGAACTGTGCCCCAAGGCGGCGGACATTCTCTACTCGCTGCTCTGCACGCTGCCGATGCTGCTCTTCTGGGGAGGTGTGCTGTGATGGCAGAAAATAATACCAACGCCCCGCTGATTGAGACCAGTGCCGTCGGCTTTACCTACCAGGGAAGCGAGACCCCAGCTCTGCAGGATGTGACCCTGTCCATCGGGGCAGGGGAGTGCGTGCTGCTGTGCGGCAAAAGCGGCTGCGGCAAAACCACCTTCACCCGTCTGCTCAATGGCTTAGCTCCGGCGTTTTTCCCCGGCCGGATGCTGGGCAGCTGCCGCGTAGGCGACCTGCTGGCAGGCACCGCCGCCATCGAGGAATACGTGCCGCTGGTGGGCAGCGTGTTCCAAAACCCCAAGACCCAATATTTTAATGTGGACACCACCGCCGAGCTGGCCTTCCCCTGCGAGAATGTGGGGATGCCCTCGGCCGAGATCCGCAGCCGCGTGCAGGATTGCGCCCGGCGGTTCGGCCTGACTGGGCTGATGGACCGCAGTATCTTCCGCCTGTCTGGCGGCGAGAAGCAGCGCATCGCCTTTGCCGCCGCCAGCATGCTGGGTCCGCGCCTGTTGGTGCTGGACGAACCCACCAGCAACCTGGACGCCGGAGCCATCGTACAGCTGCACGATATGATCGCCGCAATGAAAGAGGCGGGCGTCACCATCGTACTGGCAGAGCACCGCCTGGCCTGGATCACCGACCAGGCGGACCGCTATTTCTTCTTTGAGGAGGGCCGCCTGGCTGCCCAGTGGACGGCTGCCGCGTTTGCCGCCCTCACGGCGAAGGCCCTTACCGCCCGCGGTCTGCGTGCCCGGGAACTGGCAACCTGCCGCGCCCGCTTGAGGGAAAAGTCGGCGGCCTCCAATGGGCCAGCCCCGGCGCAGGCGGCCATTCAAAGCAAAGGGGTGACCTTGGGCTACAGCAAGCGCAGCCCCATCCGCACACTGCCTGACTTCTCGCTGGCCTATGGTGAGATCGTGGGCCTGATGGGCCACAACGGCATTGGCAAAAGTACGCTGGCACGCACCCTTTGCGGGCTGCTCAAACCTCTGGGCGGGCAGATCCTCTGGGACGGCGCACCGGCCAAGCCCCGCAGCTGCACCCGCCGCAGCTTTTTGGTTATGCAGGATGTCAACTATCAGCTGTTCAGCGACAGCGTGCGGGAGGAAGTGCTGCTGGGCGCTGCCCAACCGGAACGCTGTGACGAGATATTGGCCGCCCTGGGCCTGACTACGTTGGCCGACCGCCACCCCATGAGCCTGAGCGGCGGGCAGAAGCAGCGCGTTGTGGTGGCCGCGGCCATGCTCTCCGGCAAGGATCTGATCGTGCTGGACGAGCCCACCAGCGGCCTGGACCATGCCCACATGCAGCAGGTCGGCCAGCTGTTGCAGCAGTTAAAACAGGCAGGCAAAATCGTGCTGGTCATCACCCACGATGAAGAACTGGCCGCCGATTGGTGCGACCGCGTGATCCAGTGGAACGACAAGGAGGAAAGAGGACGATGAACTACCAACAAAAAGATTGGCTGGGCAGCTGGCAGAATTTTGAGAGCTATCTGGTCAGCACCGCCCCCGCCATGCAGGCATGTTGGACGCAGGCCGAAGAAGCCGCCAAAGCCCTGCCGATGTTTCAGGCGGGCGTAAAAACGTTCTGGCAGCGGGCGTGCGGCACGGCACTGGCAGGCCCCGTACTGGGTGGCTGGCAGATCGAAGCTGCCAACGCCCAGGACCTGCGCATCACCTGGCTGGATGCTGCCGGTCAGCCGCTGGACAGCGCCGTTTACCACTTTACCGGCGCACTGGAAAAAGGGCTGGAGGGAAAAGTCTGTGCCAAGTTTGAGACCGCCGGTGCCCTGCAGCACCCGCAGTTCCGCTGCCTGCTGGCCATGCCGCCGATGCCGGAGCGCACCGCCCGTGCCCATGGCGGCTTGCTGAGCCACCTGCATTTCCAGTATGCAGCCGGCTGGACCGCCCTTGTTGGTACAGACGGCAAGCTCAGCCATCCCATGTGGTACCCCACCATGTGCGATGGTGCAGGCACCCTGCTGGAGCAGTGCAACATTGTGCGAGCCATGCACCATCTGACCTGCTGGACCGAGCTGCCTGTGTGAATCCTGTCGAATCGCTGAAAAGTCCCCCTTCTTTTTTGGCGCAAAAGTCAATTGTATGTGCCGCAGTCCTGTGCTATCATACAATTAAGAATGGTTTGTTTAATTGCAACCAAGTGCAGGAGGAGTCAATATGAAAACCAAACAGGAACTGGCCGGTATCTACGTAGCCAGCATTACTGCGTATGACCAGGCGGGCAATGTGGACGCTGCCGCGCTGCAAAAACTGATGCAGCGCAACATCAACGAGGGCGCTGCAGGCTTCTTTGTGGGCGGCAGCAGCGGCGAGTGTTTTATGCTGACCGAATCCGAGCGCGTGCAGGTGTTTGAAGCTGCCGCAGCCTACGCCGGTAAAACGAATCTGATTGCCCACGTGGGCGCCATCGGCACCGCCGAGGCCGTCCGCTACGCCGAGGCCGCTATGGGCATGGGCTACGATGTGGTTGCCGCCACCGCCCCGTTCTACTATGGCTTCTCTCCCAAAGAGGTCTGCCGCTACTACTACGACATTGCTGAAGCTTCCGGAAGCCCGGTGCTGATCTACAACTTCCCCGGCAATACCCACCGCGAATTTGACGTTGCCAACCCGGATTACATCCAGCTGTTCAAGAGCGGTGCTATCCTGGGCGTCAAGCAGACCAACTACAACCTGTTCCAGATGGAGCGCATCCTCAACCTGAACCCAGACCTCATCGCCTTT is a window encoding:
- a CDS encoding MptD family putative ECF transporter S component → MQSNNKLTIPDLISIGVFTAIYFVLVTIATFASALLLPGVSNIFLPAIAALISGSVYMLLAAKLQKFGGITIMGLVMGLFFFVSGHFVLSFAANILFGVLADWVASLGKYYDRKLLFVSYILFSFGLTGPILPLWFMKDAYVAALQARGKDAAYIDALFAPINTGTFIVCLVSILVCAVIGGLFGQKMIKKHFAKAGIV
- a CDS encoding energy-coupling factor transporter transmembrane protein EcfT translates to MRFRMDPRAKLYLLLLANLMLFFHVSLAAEAIMAALFLLLFFLSGCYAAGLRLTAIYGVLLALDLWAVPRAENSPFLNVVALFSVGIRMMLPCIITGAYAFSTTTAGELVCALRSMHVPESIIIPCAVVIRFFPTVGEDYRQIRAAMALRGIAEGKAALLLHPAQLLEYILMPLLMNGNNVAQDLSVAALTKGIGLPGRHTSMIELCPKAADILYSLLCTLPMLLFWGGVL
- a CDS encoding energy-coupling factor ABC transporter ATP-binding protein, with protein sequence MAENNTNAPLIETSAVGFTYQGSETPALQDVTLSIGAGECVLLCGKSGCGKTTFTRLLNGLAPAFFPGRMLGSCRVGDLLAGTAAIEEYVPLVGSVFQNPKTQYFNVDTTAELAFPCENVGMPSAEIRSRVQDCARRFGLTGLMDRSIFRLSGGEKQRIAFAAASMLGPRLLVLDEPTSNLDAGAIVQLHDMIAAMKEAGVTIVLAEHRLAWITDQADRYFFFEEGRLAAQWTAAAFAALTAKALTARGLRARELATCRARLREKSAASNGPAPAQAAIQSKGVTLGYSKRSPIRTLPDFSLAYGEIVGLMGHNGIGKSTLARTLCGLLKPLGGQILWDGAPAKPRSCTRRSFLVMQDVNYQLFSDSVREEVLLGAAQPERCDEILAALGLTTLADRHPMSLSGGQKQRVVVAAAMLSGKDLIVLDEPTSGLDHAHMQQVGQLLQQLKQAGKIVLVITHDEELAADWCDRVIQWNDKEERGR
- a CDS encoding dihydrodipicolinate synthase family protein; the encoded protein is MKTKQELAGIYVASITAYDQAGNVDAAALQKLMQRNINEGAAGFFVGGSSGECFMLTESERVQVFEAAAAYAGKTNLIAHVGAIGTAEAVRYAEAAMGMGYDVVAATAPFYYGFSPKEVCRYYYDIAEASGSPVLIYNFPGNTHREFDVANPDYIQLFKSGAILGVKQTNYNLFQMERILNLNPDLIAFDGYDETMVAGQALGSSGSIGSTFNMMLPHYKKIFDLFDAGKREEALALQHKANNCMEAMCRVGLIPAIKYELARQGYPVGEARRPFSPLTDEQKAYVDGVLDEYLVK